The Haloplanus sp. CK5-1 genome segment CCCGCGAGGCGTGGGAGTACGAAGAGGCTCACCTCCCGGGTGCGATCCAACTCGACTGGCGCGAACTCGTCGACGAGGACACCCGCGGGCTGAAACCCCGCGACGAACTGGAGGCGTTGCTGGCCGGCCGGGGAATCACCCCCGACCGCCGGATCGTCCTCTACTGCAACACCGCCCGGCGGATCAGCCACACGTACGTCGTCCTCCGGCATCTCGGCTACGAAACCGTCGACTTCTACGAGGGGAGTCTCACGGAGTGGACCGAGCGCGGGGGGCCGTTGGTGGAGGGCGACGCGCAGTGACCGCAGGGAACTGCGCGTCGTAGTGGAGCGGCGAGCGTTGCGAGGGCGCAGGGATCAAAGGGACCGAGCCCTCGAAGCGGAGCGGTAGGGAGCCGCGAAACAGGCGAGGCCGAGTGACCGACGAAAACGGAGCCCCGAACCGGAGTGGCGAGCGGGAGCGAGCCGCGGAGAACGGCGACGACTAGTCGGCCTCGTAGCGACCGCCGAACGGTAGCGGACCGCGCACCATCCACACGTTCTTCCGGCGACCGGGCGGCCAGCAACGGCTCCGGGACACCGGCGTGTGACCCGGCGAGTCGCTGGCGATGCATACAAACGACGGGCCGTCGTAGCGCCGGCCATGGACGGCACGACGCTCGTCGATAGGCTGACCGACGACCTGGAAACCGAACTCTCTCGACTCGGCTCCTCGAAGTGGCTGTACGCACTGACCGCCGGCGAGATGAACGGGGACGCGGTCCTGTCCGCGGCGGCGACGGACGCGGCGGCCGCGGCCGAGCGGTTCGAGGCGTGGGCAGACGACGGCGACGACGCGGTCCTGTTCGAAACGCTCGCGACGACCGCGGCCGACCGCGCCGAAACCGTCGCCGCCGACTCGGACGACGACCCCGCCGCCGAACGGACGTACGCGGCGCTCGCCGGGTTCGACGACCCCGTGGAGCGACTGGGCGGCGCGCTCGGCCACTCGCTCGTCCTCGACCGGACAGTCGGGCAGATGGTCGGCTTCTTCGTCGGCGACGCCGACCCCTCGACCGCCGGCACCTTCCGCGACCTCCGCGACGGGATCGACGCCGACCGCGACCGGATCGTCGACGCCCTCGACGAGAACTGCGACGGCGACGACTGGGACCGTGCGGAGACCGCCGCCCGGACGGTTATCGACGCGGCGTACGACGACTACGTCGAGATCCTCGAGTCGATGGGGATCAAGCCGAAGAACGTCTGCTGAGGGGAGTCGCTCGGCCGCGCGGATCGGCCGGCGTAATCTCCACCGGAAATGGAGGGGTTCGAGAGGCGTTCACACGGGACGTCAGACGCCTTCGATGGTCTCGCGGTAGGCGGTGATCGAATCCATCGCGGCGTCGATCCGCGCGGCCACGTCGTCGCCCGCGTCCGCCTCGAGCTCGCGGAGGGTGTTCTCGTGGCGGGCGAGGCGGCCGTGGTCCGCGCCGGTCTCGGCCAACTCCGCCAAGTGGTCGGCCTGCGTCGCCAGTCGCTCGCTGGCGTCACCGTCTGCCAGTTCTGCTGCGGCGTCCAGTTCGTCACTGGCTCGTTCGAGTTCGGATACCGTCATCGGCGGCCCTACGACTGCCACCCCAAAGTTCCTGTCCCCGTCTCCGTTCGTCTGGGAACGAGGCTCGTCCACGTCACACGCCAGCGGGCGGTACCGCTTTCCGGCAGCCAGTCGTAGAACGGGACCATGCCGACGTATCAGGAGTGGACCGACGCACAGGAGACGGCGAGCGTCGTCGTCGACGGCCACGACCTCGACGTTGCGTACCGCGACGAAGGGAGCGGTGATCCGGTCGTCTTCCTCCACGGTATTCCGACGAACTCGTACCTGTGGCGGGACGTGATCCCGCCCATCGAAGCCGAACGTCGGGTCGTCGTCCCCGACATGTTGGGGTACGGCAACTCGGCGATGCAGGACGGGTTCGACCGCTCGCTCCGCGCTCAGGAGAGGATGATCGACGGCTTGCTGGCCCAACTGGGCGTCGGGACCGTCTCGCTCGTGGGACACGACCTGGGCGGCGGGGTGTTCCTGCGCTACGCGGCGCACAACCCGGACGCGGTCGAGCAACTCGTCCTGTCGAACGCAGTCGCGTACGATTCGTGGCCGATCCAACGCATCACCGACCTCGGCCTCCCCGAGACGGCCCGCGAGACGACCCCCGAGGAACTCGGGGCACTCCTCGACGACCTGTTCCGCGAGACGCTCTACGAGGACGGCGCGAGCGAGGAGTTCCTCGAAGGCATGACGGAGCCGTGGAACTCCGAGACGGGCGTCACCTCGCTCGTGCGGAACGCGAGCGCGACGAACACGAACCACACGACCGAGGTCGATCCGACCGCGATCACCGCGGAGACGCTCCTCCTGTGGGGTGCGAACGACGAGTTCCAGGCGATCGAGTGGGCCGAGCGACTCTACGAGGATATCGACGGCTCCGAACTGATGGGGGTGGACGAGGCCAGCCACTGGGTGATGGCGGACCGACCCGAGGCCTACCGCGACCGACTGACCGAGTTCCTGTGTTGAAGCGGGCGGGCCGAACGGGGGCCCGTCGACGTCGGCGACGGGCCACGCTGCGTGACGACCGATTCGCGAGGGACGTCGGTGGCTGGCTCCGAACGTCGCCGGAGGTCGAGGGAACGTCGACCACGTCGCACGCCCTTATTCGGGGGAGTTCTCGTCGTCCGGAACCGATTCACGCTGCGCCACGAGGACCGGACCGAGAAACCGATCCGCGACCTGGTCGGCCGGCATCCCGAACACGAACGTCGCCAGCGACGGATCCGATTCACCCATGACGACCACATCGAACGCGTCGGCCGCGTCCACGATCGCGTCGAGGACGTCGTCACCGCGGTCGACCC includes the following:
- a CDS encoding DUF7553 family protein, producing the protein MTVSELERASDELDAAAELADGDASERLATQADHLAELAETGADHGRLARHENTLRELEADAGDDVAARIDAAMDSITAYRETIEGV
- a CDS encoding transcription antitermination protein, producing MDGTTLVDRLTDDLETELSRLGSSKWLYALTAGEMNGDAVLSAAATDAAAAAERFEAWADDGDDAVLFETLATTAADRAETVAADSDDDPAAERTYAALAGFDDPVERLGGALGHSLVLDRTVGQMVGFFVGDADPSTAGTFRDLRDGIDADRDRIVDALDENCDGDDWDRAETAARTVIDAAYDDYVEILESMGIKPKNVC
- a CDS encoding alpha/beta hydrolase is translated as MPTYQEWTDAQETASVVVDGHDLDVAYRDEGSGDPVVFLHGIPTNSYLWRDVIPPIEAERRVVVPDMLGYGNSAMQDGFDRSLRAQERMIDGLLAQLGVGTVSLVGHDLGGGVFLRYAAHNPDAVEQLVLSNAVAYDSWPIQRITDLGLPETARETTPEELGALLDDLFRETLYEDGASEEFLEGMTEPWNSETGVTSLVRNASATNTNHTTEVDPTAITAETLLLWGANDEFQAIEWAERLYEDIDGSELMGVDEASHWVMADRPEAYRDRLTEFLC